In Dermatophilus congolensis, a genomic segment contains:
- the rho gene encoding transcription termination factor Rho — translation MTDTTEAGVGTAPKRRGLTTMRLAELQELARNIGIPDTTGMRKGDLITAIREVEGAGRGSGRNSSRPERPAQTNEGSARSVETGEQSRASEKREDHGAQDHEKRTRVSESGRERSHETREDKGDEQAVEGMGRSDRQEQNGYDRSGRGERGDRGGRRNRNRDDERAERHERGGDRDRSDRGDRGGRRNRNRDDERGERFERGERGERGGRRGRNRDEDDSRGRRRNRNRNRDRDRRRGRDDFSNDQVESYSEDDVLVPVAGILDVLDNYAFVRTSGYLPGPGDVYVPLAMVKRHGLRKGDAVTGAVKALREGEQPPARQKFNALVRLDTVNGGTPEAARGRVEFNKLTPLYPQERLRLETEPNVYTTRIMDLVSPIGKGQRGLIVSPPKAGKTLMLQAIANAITTNNPEAHLMVVLVDERPEEVTDMQRTVKGEVIASTFDRPADDHTTVAELAIERAKRLVELGHDVVVLLDSITRLGRAYNLAAPASGRILSGGVDSGALYPPKKFFGAARNIENGGSLTILATALVETGSKMDEVIFEEFKGTGNMELRLSRQLADRRIFPAVDVNPSGTRREEILMSSEELKLMWKLRRVLSALEPQAALELLLSQMKKTKSNAEFLMMVQRNSSIKLEDE, via the coding sequence GTGACCGACACCACCGAAGCGGGTGTGGGAACCGCCCCCAAGCGTCGCGGTCTCACGACGATGCGTCTGGCGGAGCTGCAGGAACTTGCACGGAATATAGGTATCCCTGACACCACTGGGATGCGTAAGGGTGATTTGATCACCGCTATTCGCGAGGTTGAAGGAGCAGGTCGCGGTAGTGGCCGCAACTCCTCTCGGCCGGAGCGACCTGCTCAAACAAATGAAGGCTCCGCTAGATCTGTGGAGACCGGTGAGCAGAGCCGTGCCAGTGAAAAGCGGGAAGATCACGGCGCACAAGACCACGAGAAGCGGACCCGCGTGTCGGAGTCCGGCCGCGAGCGCTCGCATGAGACGCGCGAAGACAAGGGTGATGAACAGGCCGTGGAGGGTATGGGACGCTCCGACAGGCAGGAGCAGAACGGCTATGACCGTTCCGGACGGGGTGAGCGCGGCGACCGTGGTGGCCGCCGTAACCGCAACCGCGATGATGAGCGCGCAGAGCGCCATGAGCGTGGCGGTGACCGGGATCGCTCGGACCGCGGCGACCGTGGTGGCCGCCGTAACCGCAACCGCGATGATGAGCGCGGGGAGCGTTTTGAACGCGGTGAGCGTGGCGAGCGGGGTGGCCGCCGTGGACGTAACCGCGACGAAGATGACTCCCGTGGGCGCCGCCGTAATCGGAACCGTAACCGTGATCGTGATCGCCGTCGTGGTCGCGATGACTTCAGTAACGACCAGGTGGAGTCCTACAGCGAGGATGACGTTCTGGTCCCGGTAGCGGGCATTTTGGACGTACTGGACAACTATGCGTTCGTGCGTACGAGTGGCTACTTGCCAGGCCCGGGTGATGTGTATGTGCCTTTGGCTATGGTTAAGCGTCATGGGTTGCGTAAGGGCGATGCCGTTACCGGTGCAGTGAAAGCGTTGCGTGAGGGTGAGCAGCCTCCGGCGCGACAGAAGTTCAATGCTTTGGTGCGTTTGGACACGGTGAATGGTGGTACGCCAGAAGCAGCTCGAGGGCGTGTTGAGTTCAATAAGTTGACTCCGCTGTACCCGCAAGAACGTCTCCGTTTGGAGACCGAACCGAATGTGTACACCACCCGAATCATGGATCTGGTGTCACCGATTGGTAAGGGACAGCGAGGCCTGATTGTCAGCCCGCCCAAGGCTGGTAAGACGCTGATGCTGCAGGCGATCGCCAACGCGATCACAACAAACAATCCCGAGGCTCACCTCATGGTTGTGCTCGTTGATGAGCGGCCAGAGGAAGTCACGGACATGCAACGCACGGTTAAGGGTGAGGTTATTGCCTCTACCTTTGATCGGCCTGCCGATGACCACACCACGGTTGCCGAGCTGGCGATTGAGCGTGCTAAGCGTCTGGTCGAGTTGGGGCATGACGTGGTTGTGTTGTTGGACTCAATCACCCGGTTGGGGCGTGCCTATAACTTGGCGGCTCCGGCAAGCGGTCGCATCCTCTCTGGTGGTGTCGATTCTGGTGCGCTATACCCGCCGAAGAAGTTCTTTGGTGCTGCCCGCAACATTGAGAATGGTGGGTCTTTGACCATTCTGGCTACCGCTCTGGTTGAGACCGGCTCGAAGATGGACGAGGTTATCTTCGAAGAGTTCAAGGGCACCGGCAACATGGAGCTGCGGTTGTCACGTCAGCTTGCTGATCGTCGAATTTTCCCTGCTGTCGATGTGAACCCCTCGGGCACGCGTCGCGAAGAGATCCTCATGAGTTCCGAGGAATTGAAGCTCATGTGGAAGCTGCGTCGGGTTCTTTCGGCGCTAGAGCCGCAGGCTGCGCTAGAACTGTTGCTGTCGCAGATGAAGAAGACGAAGAGCAACGCAGAGTTTTTGATGATGGTGCAGCGGAACTCCAGTATCAAACTCGAAGATGAGTGA
- a CDS encoding HAMP domain-containing protein, with amino-acid sequence MTGPKSSLSVRTRMILFTTLLIALLVLIGSSSAWISTHAASMVQKQAEVIAPARAANVRVLDDLRSAERSFSAAVTASQGAEIGDVSSSADLLAPWNRFSQRYTTDIDAVQRLAWLWPLNDTSRVGNLSEQIAQMRASTAAWVEASRLLTKAAEEETPPQADMVRARALYGVAMQDNAAVQATLDAAAISWRSQVVDMLGDGARIVLTATVLAALLAIFTAWRTVRSLTGPLLGLRETLRRQVEGERTAWANVEAGTPEIRAVAADLNHLNREHLRLVDQQAQSLALLQAGNDAVMLVSRETSMVRAAQVATNAIGTTLAVDAVRLAGWTDEGPYAAVWSRTATARLQVPEMWWYRISAHTPPTIETPYAVRVWDGGARSELDSLDTWIAEDPVVVRSKSALFLPILVDGDVAGVISVSSWADERSWDASEIAYIERVMREMARKGVALARA; translated from the coding sequence ATGACAGGACCGAAGAGTTCCCTTTCCGTGCGAACCAGGATGATTCTTTTCACGACGCTGTTGATTGCGTTGCTTGTGTTGATCGGGAGCTCATCAGCGTGGATCAGCACTCATGCTGCCTCAATGGTGCAGAAGCAGGCGGAAGTGATTGCGCCGGCCAGAGCCGCCAATGTTCGGGTATTGGATGATTTGCGTTCGGCTGAGCGGTCTTTCTCGGCTGCCGTGACTGCTAGTCAAGGCGCTGAAATCGGTGATGTTTCTTCGTCTGCTGACTTGCTGGCGCCATGGAACCGGTTCTCTCAGAGGTATACAACTGATATTGATGCGGTGCAGCGTCTGGCGTGGCTATGGCCATTGAATGACACATCCAGGGTGGGAAATCTTTCGGAACAGATTGCCCAGATGCGGGCTTCGACGGCTGCCTGGGTAGAGGCCAGCCGATTGCTGACGAAAGCAGCTGAAGAAGAGACACCCCCGCAGGCAGACATGGTGAGGGCGCGGGCGTTGTACGGAGTCGCCATGCAAGACAATGCGGCGGTTCAAGCCACTTTGGATGCGGCGGCGATCTCGTGGCGCTCGCAAGTGGTGGACATGCTTGGTGATGGTGCCCGGATTGTTTTGACTGCTACGGTGCTTGCCGCGTTGTTGGCGATTTTTACGGCGTGGCGGACGGTGCGTAGTTTGACTGGCCCGTTGCTTGGGCTGCGGGAAACGTTGCGCAGGCAGGTGGAGGGGGAGCGCACGGCGTGGGCCAATGTGGAGGCAGGAACGCCGGAGATTCGAGCGGTAGCGGCGGATTTGAATCATTTGAATCGGGAACATCTGCGGCTGGTGGATCAGCAGGCGCAGTCGTTGGCGCTGCTGCAGGCTGGCAACGATGCCGTGATGTTGGTTTCTCGTGAGACGAGCATGGTTCGTGCAGCGCAGGTTGCTACCAATGCCATTGGCACTACTTTGGCAGTTGATGCAGTTCGGTTGGCTGGATGGACCGATGAGGGGCCATATGCCGCAGTGTGGTCGCGGACGGCAACTGCTCGTTTACAGGTTCCAGAAATGTGGTGGTACCGGATTTCGGCGCATACGCCACCGACGATAGAGACGCCGTATGCGGTGCGTGTATGGGATGGCGGGGCTCGTAGCGAGCTTGACTCTTTGGATACGTGGATTGCTGAGGATCCCGTGGTGGTGCGTTCTAAGTCGGCGTTGTTCTTGCCAATACTTGTTGATGGTGATGTTGCTGGTGTGATTTCGGTCAGCTCTTGGGCTGATGAGCGCTCGTGGGATGCCTCGGAGATCGCTTATATAGAGCGGGTGATGCGTGAAATGGCTCGCAAGGGCGTGGCTTTGGCTCGCGCATGA
- the rpmE gene encoding 50S ribosomal protein L31, with amino-acid sequence MQKNIHPEYHETTVTCTCGNQFTTRSAAKSAAISADVCAQCHPFYTGKQKILDTGGRVARFEARYGKRKAN; translated from the coding sequence ATGCAGAAAAATATTCACCCTGAGTACCACGAGACAACGGTTACTTGCACGTGCGGTAACCAGTTCACCACCCGCAGCGCTGCGAAGAGTGCCGCTATCAGCGCCGACGTTTGTGCGCAGTGCCACCCGTTCTACACGGGCAAGCAGAAGATCCTAGACACTGGTGGCCGTGTTGCTCGTTTTGAGGCCCGCTACGGTAAGCGCAAGGCCAACTAA
- the prfA gene encoding peptide chain release factor 1, with the protein MEVQSLLEAAQPHVEEYQRLEKDLSDPVLLADQGRFRAASKRFAALGPVVAAARELEQVHGDLEAAIELADEDAAFAEELPALRQQLESAGQRLHHLLLPRDPDDDRDVLLEVKAGEGGEESALFAGDLVRMYMRYAEQRNWSVQVLEATDSDLGGYKDIRLAVKAKGTPEPGQAPWARLKYEGGVHRVQRVPVTESQGRIHTSAAGVLVMPEVETDDEIEIGPNDVRVDVYRSSGPGGQSVNTTDSAVRLTHLPTGIVVTSQNEKSQLQNKESAMRVLRARLLQAQRDAAEAEASAARRSQVRTVDRSERIRTYNYPENRIADHRTGYKAYNLDTVLDGQLDPVVESAMQADERARMAQATS; encoded by the coding sequence ATGGAAGTTCAGTCGTTACTGGAAGCTGCACAGCCTCATGTTGAGGAGTACCAGCGGTTGGAGAAAGACCTCTCGGATCCAGTGCTGCTGGCAGACCAGGGACGTTTCCGGGCGGCAAGTAAACGGTTCGCTGCTTTAGGGCCAGTGGTTGCTGCGGCTCGTGAGCTTGAGCAGGTGCATGGCGATCTTGAGGCGGCGATTGAGTTGGCTGATGAGGATGCTGCGTTTGCTGAAGAGTTGCCTGCGCTGCGTCAGCAGCTGGAGAGCGCAGGGCAGAGGCTGCATCATTTGTTGCTGCCACGCGATCCTGATGATGACCGTGATGTGTTGTTGGAGGTGAAGGCAGGTGAAGGTGGGGAAGAGTCTGCCTTGTTCGCGGGTGACCTTGTTCGTATGTATATGCGTTATGCGGAGCAGCGGAACTGGAGTGTGCAGGTTCTGGAGGCCACTGACTCAGACCTAGGCGGGTACAAAGACATTCGGCTGGCGGTAAAGGCCAAAGGCACCCCTGAGCCTGGCCAAGCTCCCTGGGCACGTTTGAAGTATGAGGGTGGTGTGCATCGGGTGCAGCGTGTGCCAGTGACGGAAAGTCAGGGTCGTATTCATACTTCTGCGGCAGGTGTGCTTGTGATGCCTGAGGTGGAAACCGATGACGAGATCGAGATCGGCCCTAATGACGTGCGTGTTGATGTTTATCGTTCTTCGGGCCCGGGTGGGCAGAGCGTTAATACGACGGATTCTGCTGTGCGGTTGACTCACTTGCCTACGGGGATTGTGGTGACGAGTCAGAACGAAAAGTCACAGTTGCAGAACAAAGAGTCTGCGATGCGGGTACTGCGTGCCAGGCTTTTGCAGGCACAGCGAGATGCGGCTGAGGCTGAGGCTTCGGCTGCGCGGCGGAGCCAGGTTCGTACCGTTGACCGTAGTGAAAGGATTCGTACATACAACTATCCGGAGAACCGGATTGCTGATCACCGTACGGGGTATAAGGCTTACAACCTCGATACTGTGCTGGATGGTCAATTGGACCCCGTGGTGGAGTCGGCGATGCAAGCTGATGAGCGGGCACGCATGGCGCAAGCCACCTCATGA
- the prmC gene encoding peptide chain release factor N(5)-glutamine methyltransferase, protein MTVQSCSFGQALRQATRDLQAAGVPSPRRDAALLLAYVTRCDTADVERSALLGHALTAADIAAYELVVGKRSRRIPLQHITGLAPFRHLELCVGPGVFVPRPETEMLAGLAIDAATTLVQEGVHEPLVVDLCTGSAAIALAIATEVPQARVIAVELSGDAAQWAERNITSMAAQVELRRGDATAEAVTGDLDGTVDIVVSNPPYIPPDAIPVDPEVAEHDPAMALYGLGDDGLAIPAAVAWRASGLLRPGGLFLMEHADVQGKAIVDVLLGQQSWVKVHDQNDDTGRPRHVVATRATSGENS, encoded by the coding sequence ATGACCGTTCAATCATGCTCTTTTGGGCAGGCCTTGCGGCAGGCGACCAGAGATCTTCAGGCCGCTGGAGTCCCCTCACCTCGGCGTGATGCTGCGCTGCTTCTGGCGTATGTAACTCGATGTGACACAGCAGATGTGGAGCGCTCTGCACTGTTAGGGCATGCCTTAACAGCAGCGGATATTGCAGCTTACGAGCTGGTAGTGGGTAAAAGGTCGCGCCGGATTCCTTTGCAACACATCACTGGGTTGGCGCCGTTTCGTCATCTTGAGCTGTGTGTAGGGCCTGGGGTGTTTGTTCCGCGGCCTGAAACGGAAATGCTTGCTGGGCTTGCCATCGATGCAGCTACAACGCTCGTGCAGGAAGGGGTTCATGAGCCGCTTGTAGTGGACTTATGTACCGGCTCTGCAGCGATCGCTTTGGCTATCGCGACGGAGGTGCCTCAAGCGCGGGTGATTGCTGTTGAGCTTTCCGGTGATGCTGCACAGTGGGCTGAGCGCAATATCACTTCTATGGCAGCGCAGGTGGAGTTACGTCGCGGAGACGCCACAGCTGAGGCTGTCACGGGCGACCTTGATGGAACTGTTGACATTGTCGTTTCTAACCCGCCGTACATACCGCCAGATGCGATTCCTGTCGACCCTGAGGTTGCTGAGCATGATCCGGCAATGGCGCTATATGGGCTTGGCGATGATGGTTTGGCCATCCCTGCGGCCGTAGCGTGGCGAGCAAGTGGCCTGCTGCGGCCAGGTGGCCTTTTCTTGATGGAACATGCAGATGTGCAGGGTAAAGCGATTGTTGATGTGCTGCTGGGGCAGCAAAGTTGGGTAAAGGTTCATGATCAAAACGACGACACTGGCCGCCCCCGGCATGTAGTGGCCACCCGTGCCACCAGTGGAGAAAACAGCTGA
- a CDS encoding L-threonylcarbamoyladenylate synthase, protein MSEIVDGTDSETADSAIHAVADAVQRGEVVVIPTDTVYGVGVDAFNSEAIGDLLVAKGRGRSIPPPVLVPNKRTLDGLATSVPDYARRLVNEFWPGPLTIVLQAQSSLVWDLGDTNGTVALRMPDSELALAVLALTGPMAVTSANKHGHPAATSAADAERGLGDAVSIYLDGGPASRGQASTIIDATGADFTVLREGEISEAQLRSVAFPGDDVAPADTPEVEQRPEVEQKQSHPGEKATSASAESSAEEQGTSHVEQNKEHARTNTEPPTAGSSCS, encoded by the coding sequence ATGAGCGAAATCGTCGACGGCACCGACAGCGAGACAGCCGATTCGGCGATCCATGCTGTTGCCGATGCGGTACAGCGCGGAGAAGTGGTTGTCATCCCTACTGACACGGTCTACGGCGTGGGAGTTGATGCTTTCAACAGCGAAGCTATTGGTGACCTCCTTGTCGCGAAAGGACGTGGTCGTAGTATTCCGCCACCGGTTCTTGTACCGAACAAGCGCACGCTTGATGGGTTGGCTACATCTGTCCCGGACTATGCTCGCCGGTTGGTGAATGAGTTTTGGCCCGGCCCGTTGACGATTGTTCTGCAGGCACAAAGTAGTCTCGTATGGGATTTGGGTGACACCAACGGAACTGTGGCACTGCGTATGCCAGACTCTGAGCTAGCTTTGGCTGTTTTGGCTCTTACCGGCCCTATGGCCGTCACGAGTGCAAATAAGCATGGCCACCCGGCTGCGACAAGCGCTGCTGATGCTGAGCGCGGACTCGGTGATGCTGTGTCTATCTATCTCGATGGGGGCCCGGCTAGCCGTGGGCAGGCCTCGACGATTATCGATGCCACAGGCGCAGACTTCACAGTTCTACGTGAAGGTGAAATATCTGAAGCACAGCTGCGTTCGGTGGCGTTTCCTGGTGACGACGTCGCGCCTGCAGACACGCCCGAAGTTGAGCAGAGACCTGAAGTCGAGCAAAAACAATCGCACCCTGGTGAGAAAGCCACGAGTGCATCGGCTGAATCGTCAGCTGAAGAGCAAGGCACATCACACGTCGAGCAGAACAAGGAACATGCGAGAACGAATACTGAACCACCTACAGCAGGTAGTAGCTGTTCATGA